The proteins below come from a single Ruegeria sp. SCSIO 43209 genomic window:
- a CDS encoding FAD-binding oxidoreductase, with translation MRNYDQSLWRQTCRERIDTQKLSDDVSVDLAVIGGGYTGCSAALTAAKAGASVCLLEAHQIGHGGSGRNVGLVNAGLWLPPDQIRSHLGQMAGDRLIDLLANAPSDVFELIEAHGIDCEPERQGTLHCAHSASGFGDLRTRHAQLSASGAPVELLDPDASRQRTGSPAVHGALFDPRAGTIQPLGYAVGLARAAQNAGAQIYTQSPVRSLRQEAGAWVLQGDGGTVRARSVIQATNAYHLGIADTAPDYVPVYYFQYATAPLSHNLRASILPKAEGCWDTGLIMTSFRLDQAGRFIIGGMGDLSSAGGFAHKSWIKRKLAALYPQLADQPLIEGWHGRIAMTSDHIPKITLIGPNALAAHGFSGRGIGPGTVFGRLMAKSLLKDDPSLLPIPSVAEYSENLTGLRRAFFETGAALTHFVKARF, from the coding sequence ATGCGCAACTATGATCAATCGTTATGGCGGCAGACCTGTCGCGAGCGTATCGACACGCAAAAGCTGTCTGATGACGTAAGCGTTGATCTTGCCGTGATCGGCGGTGGTTACACCGGGTGTTCTGCGGCCTTGACCGCAGCAAAAGCGGGGGCTTCGGTGTGCCTGCTCGAAGCGCATCAGATCGGCCATGGTGGATCGGGGCGGAATGTCGGTCTCGTCAACGCAGGGCTTTGGCTGCCACCCGATCAAATTCGGTCGCATCTGGGGCAAATGGCGGGGGATCGGTTGATCGATCTGCTGGCTAACGCGCCGTCAGACGTGTTCGAGTTGATTGAAGCGCACGGGATTGACTGCGAGCCTGAGCGGCAAGGCACGTTGCATTGTGCTCATTCGGCCTCGGGCTTTGGTGATCTGCGTACCCGCCACGCACAGCTGAGCGCTTCTGGTGCGCCGGTCGAATTGCTCGATCCTGATGCGTCGCGCCAGCGGACGGGCAGCCCGGCAGTCCACGGCGCATTGTTTGACCCCCGCGCGGGTACAATTCAGCCGCTGGGCTATGCGGTGGGACTGGCCCGCGCCGCACAGAATGCGGGGGCGCAGATATATACGCAAAGCCCGGTTCGATCTTTGCGGCAGGAAGCCGGGGCTTGGGTGCTGCAGGGGGATGGTGGAACCGTACGCGCAAGATCGGTTATTCAGGCGACCAACGCTTATCATCTGGGCATCGCCGATACGGCACCAGACTATGTGCCGGTCTACTACTTCCAATACGCCACCGCGCCGCTGTCCCATAACCTGCGGGCCAGCATATTGCCTAAAGCAGAGGGATGCTGGGATACCGGCCTGATCATGACATCCTTCCGTTTGGACCAGGCAGGACGGTTTATCATTGGCGGTATGGGCGACCTAAGCAGCGCCGGAGGATTTGCACACAAATCCTGGATCAAGCGCAAACTGGCTGCACTTTATCCGCAATTGGCGGATCAGCCGTTGATTGAGGGCTGGCATGGGCGGATTGCCATGACTTCGGATCATATTCCCAAAATCACTCTGATCGGTCCAAATGCGTTAGCAGCGCATGGGTTTTCGGGGCGTGGGATCGGGCCGGGCACCGTGTTCGGGCGTTTGATGGCCAAAAGTCTGCTCAAGGACGATCCGTCCTTGCTGCCGATTCCGTCGGTGGCTGAGTATAGCGAAAACTTGACTGGCCTGCGCCGCGCCTTCTTCGAAACCGGCGCGGCGCTGACGCATTTTGTTAAGGCGCGGTTCTGA
- a CDS encoding SDR family oxidoreductase, with the protein MEKVALITAGGSGMGADSARRLAADGFKVGILSSSGKGEALAHELGGVGITGSNQSNDDLQKLVDAAMSHWGRIDVLVNSAGHGPRAAVLELTDEDWHTGMDVYFMNAVRPTRLVTPIMQTQGGGSIINISTFAAFEPDPVFPTSGVFRAGLAAFTKLFSDKYAAENIRMNNVLPGFIDSLPEKEEFRARIPMGRYGRSYDEIASVVAMLASEGGGYITGQNIRVDGGITRSV; encoded by the coding sequence ATGGAAAAAGTAGCTTTGATCACGGCAGGCGGCAGCGGTATGGGCGCGGATTCCGCGCGCAGATTGGCGGCGGATGGTTTCAAAGTCGGCATCCTGTCCTCGTCAGGCAAGGGTGAGGCGCTGGCGCATGAGTTGGGTGGCGTGGGCATCACGGGCTCGAACCAGTCGAATGATGACCTGCAGAAACTGGTCGATGCTGCAATGTCCCATTGGGGGCGGATCGATGTGCTGGTGAACTCAGCCGGGCACGGACCCCGCGCAGCGGTGCTGGAGCTGACCGATGAGGACTGGCACACCGGCATGGATGTCTATTTCATGAATGCCGTCCGACCGACCCGACTGGTGACCCCGATCATGCAAACGCAGGGCGGTGGATCGATCATCAACATCTCAACCTTTGCTGCGTTTGAACCGGACCCGGTTTTTCCAACTTCGGGCGTATTCCGCGCTGGGTTGGCTGCTTTCACCAAGCTGTTCTCGGACAAATACGCCGCCGAGAATATCCGCATGAACAATGTCTTGCCCGGTTTCATCGACAGCCTCCCGGAAAAGGAAGAGTTCCGCGCACGCATCCCGATGGGTCGCTACGGGCGCAGCTATGATGAGATCGCCTCGGTCGTGGCTATGCTCGCCTCCGAAGGCGGAGGCTACATAACCGGGCAGAACATCCGCGTCGATGGCGGCATCACCCGGTCTGTCTGA
- a CDS encoding LysR substrate-binding domain-containing protein, with protein MPALPPLNAMRAFEASARHLNFRLAAEEIGVTQGAVAQQVRGLEARLGTALFERLPRGLRLTEAGRRFHAPLRRAFRLIEEAVDELADQRQITISVTPSFASKWLVPRLNDFVTRHPDISVQVDARERLADFQSDGIDIAVRQSRSPVARDLQATPLFSTEFVVVGSPDLASQISGPDDLMQHVLLSDSHGLWPLFLERAGVEGKPRMMSFSQTSLAIDAAVSGQGFALANAPLVSAELTSGRLVQPLSEVLVDDLSFFIVTPQKPRQPELVKQMRDWLLSQV; from the coding sequence ATGCCCGCTCTTCCACCTCTCAACGCGATGCGCGCCTTCGAGGCCTCGGCACGCCACCTGAATTTTCGTCTTGCTGCGGAAGAAATCGGCGTAACCCAAGGGGCCGTTGCGCAGCAGGTGCGGGGGTTGGAGGCGCGGCTGGGCACTGCACTCTTTGAACGACTACCACGTGGGTTGCGCTTGACCGAAGCGGGGCGTCGGTTCCACGCGCCGCTGCGTCGGGCGTTTCGGCTGATTGAAGAGGCTGTCGATGAGCTGGCTGATCAGCGGCAGATCACGATCTCGGTCACGCCCAGCTTTGCCTCAAAATGGCTGGTGCCGCGTCTGAATGATTTTGTGACCCGCCATCCCGATATCTCGGTGCAGGTTGACGCGCGCGAGCGGTTGGCGGATTTCCAGTCTGATGGAATCGATATTGCAGTACGCCAGAGCCGTTCACCGGTTGCTCGAGATCTGCAAGCAACACCTTTGTTCTCGACCGAATTCGTTGTTGTGGGCAGTCCGGACCTCGCATCGCAAATTTCAGGTCCAGACGACCTGATGCAACACGTTTTGCTAAGCGATTCCCATGGGCTGTGGCCGTTGTTTCTTGAACGCGCCGGGGTCGAGGGGAAGCCGCGGATGATGAGTTTCAGCCAGACAAGTCTGGCGATAGACGCCGCTGTCTCGGGGCAAGGCTTTGCGCTGGCCAATGCGCCACTTGTGTCTGCGGAACTGACTTCGGGTCGGTTGGTGCAGCCGCTCTCTGAGGTGCTGGTTGACGATTTGAGCTTTTTCATCGTCACCCCGCAGAAACCGCGCCAACCGGAGCTGGTGAAACAAATGCGCGACTGGTTGCTATCTCAGGTCTGA
- a CDS encoding LysR family transcriptional regulator → MSRIDFTDLDGKVLRVFLTILEESSVSKAADRLGVTQSAISHTLGKLRQVLGDPLFVRSGQGLTPTERALSLKEPVQQVLDNMRALTEGRPFDPLSEQMDIQIATNDMPRELIFPELLRATRAEGVRLRLEFIPSGVPDPDLLRSDRCQLMLTPLPPDGPDIFQKRLITSPLLVFYDAAHRDPPEDWQSYCNSDHVEVRFADGRNARAVMRGVDQSQIRPPVVTLPHFNAIPPFVKGSDLISTDTALMKRGPLATLDSAPLPFKCEAVSIYMVWHQRSANDPAHRWLRDRIDAIAATLQT, encoded by the coding sequence ATGAGCAGAATTGATTTCACAGATCTGGACGGCAAGGTCCTACGGGTGTTCCTGACGATACTCGAAGAAAGCTCGGTCTCGAAAGCTGCCGACCGGTTAGGGGTGACGCAATCGGCCATCAGCCATACGCTGGGCAAGTTGCGGCAAGTGCTGGGCGATCCACTATTTGTCCGATCCGGACAGGGGCTGACCCCGACCGAGCGCGCTTTGTCGCTGAAAGAGCCGGTGCAACAGGTGCTGGACAACATGCGCGCCCTGACCGAAGGTCGCCCGTTTGATCCGCTGTCCGAACAGATGGACATTCAGATCGCCACCAACGACATGCCGCGCGAGTTGATCTTTCCCGAACTTCTGCGGGCGACACGCGCCGAAGGCGTCAGGTTGCGGCTGGAGTTCATCCCGTCGGGTGTTCCCGACCCGGACTTGCTGCGCAGCGACCGGTGTCAATTGATGCTCACCCCGCTGCCACCGGACGGGCCGGATATCTTTCAGAAGCGGCTGATCACCAGCCCGTTGTTGGTATTCTATGATGCCGCTCACCGTGATCCGCCTGAGGATTGGCAATCCTATTGCAATAGCGATCATGTCGAGGTGCGATTTGCCGACGGGCGCAACGCCCGTGCCGTGATGCGTGGCGTGGATCAAAGCCAGATCAGACCGCCCGTCGTAACCCTGCCGCATTTCAACGCAATCCCGCCTTTCGTGAAAGGCAGCGACCTGATCTCGACCGACACGGCGCTGATGAAACGCGGGCCGCTTGCCACGCTGGACAGCGCACCACTGCCGTTCAAATGCGAAGCAGTGTCAATCTATATGGTCTGGCACCAACGCTCGGCCAACGACCCGGCACATCGTTGGTTACGCGACCGGATCGACGCGATTGCTGCCACACTTCAGACCTGA